The following coding sequences are from one Collimonas arenae window:
- a CDS encoding acyl-CoA dehydrogenase family protein, which translates to MDFAYSPKARNYIERLNTFMREHVLPAEADYFSQLKRGPLPWNVPPVMLALKAKAKEAGLWNLFLPDEEFGAGLSNTDYAPLAEIMGRSFIAPEVFNCNAPDTGNMEVLAKYGSPEQQTQWLKPLLAGEYRSAFCMTEPEVASSDATNMRATALIDGDEVLLNGRKWWSTGIGHPNCKFVIFMGLTYPDGPKHARHSMVIVPMSTPGVKIERMLPVFGALDEPYGHGEVSFTNVRVPLTNIIAGPGRGFEIAQGRLGPGRIHHCMRALGAAEVALEMLCKRALTRTAFGKPLADLGGNADIIANARMAIEQSRLLTLKAAWMMDTVGAKAAMSEISQIKVVAPSVAQLVIDQAIQIHGGAGVCDDLPLTALFAYARVLRLADGPDEVHRALIAKLELKAQATKFAAQGEPV; encoded by the coding sequence ATGGATTTTGCCTATTCGCCGAAGGCGCGCAACTATATCGAGCGGCTCAATACGTTCATGCGCGAGCACGTCTTGCCGGCCGAAGCCGACTATTTCAGCCAGCTGAAACGCGGTCCGCTGCCATGGAATGTGCCGCCGGTGATGCTGGCCTTGAAGGCTAAAGCCAAGGAGGCTGGCTTGTGGAATCTGTTCCTGCCGGATGAGGAGTTCGGCGCTGGACTCAGCAATACCGATTACGCACCGCTGGCCGAAATCATGGGCCGCTCGTTCATCGCGCCGGAAGTCTTCAACTGCAACGCTCCCGATACCGGCAACATGGAAGTGCTGGCCAAGTATGGTTCGCCCGAGCAACAGACGCAATGGCTGAAGCCGTTGCTGGCTGGCGAATACCGTTCGGCATTTTGCATGACCGAACCGGAGGTGGCATCCAGCGACGCCACCAACATGCGCGCCACCGCGCTGATCGATGGCGACGAAGTGCTGCTCAACGGCCGCAAATGGTGGAGCACCGGTATCGGGCATCCGAACTGCAAGTTCGTGATCTTCATGGGCCTGACCTATCCCGACGGCCCCAAGCATGCGCGCCATTCGATGGTGATCGTGCCGATGTCGACGCCCGGCGTGAAAATCGAAAGGATGCTGCCGGTATTCGGCGCGCTGGATGAACCGTATGGCCATGGCGAAGTCAGTTTCACCAATGTCCGCGTGCCGCTGACCAATATCATCGCCGGTCCGGGACGCGGTTTTGAAATCGCCCAGGGCCGCCTCGGGCCGGGCCGCATCCACCACTGCATGCGCGCGCTCGGCGCCGCTGAAGTGGCGTTGGAAATGTTGTGCAAGCGCGCATTGACACGCACTGCCTTCGGCAAGCCGCTGGCCGATCTCGGCGGTAATGCCGACATCATCGCCAATGCGCGCATGGCCATCGAGCAATCGCGCTTGCTGACCTTGAAGGCAGCGTGGATGATGGATACCGTCGGCGCCAAGGCGGCGATGAGCGAAATCTCGCAGATCAAAGTAGTGGCGCCAAGCGTGGCCCAACTGGTGATCGACCAGGCGATCCAGATTCATGGCGGTGCCGGCGTTTGCGACGACTTGCCGCTGACCGCCTTGTTTGCCTACGCCCGCGTGCTGCGTTTGGCGGATGGGCCGGATGAGGTACACCGCGCGCTGATCGCCAAGCTGGAACTGAAAGCGCAAGCGACTAAATTTGCTGCACAAGGAGAGCCTGTATGA
- a CDS encoding LysR family transcriptional regulator, whose translation MHISRIDLNLFVVLDTIYAEGNITRAAKALNLTQPAVSHALARLRDLLGDPLFIRQGSNMLPTPMTRSLIGPVRQALQTLEVSVKHGNQFDPATTRRSFNLGLPGVLEARLLPPLMQLLQAKAPLIEINSVRVERRQLESELAAGTLDIAVDVLLQRPGEIRSTPLSRDALVVVARQDHPALKKGLDLETYLSQNHILVSSRRTGPGVEDVELARIGRQRHIGLRCQHYFAACQVVSNSDLLTTMPEHYAQIANINLPNRIYPLPLPTPPLDVYLYWHDNAELDPANRWLRGVLGELFPEQGQLGNNVTGSAAQ comes from the coding sequence ATGCATATCAGCCGCATCGATCTCAACCTGTTCGTGGTGCTCGACACCATCTACGCCGAGGGCAACATCACGCGCGCGGCGAAGGCCCTCAACCTGACCCAGCCGGCGGTCAGCCACGCGCTGGCGCGGCTGCGCGACTTGCTGGGCGATCCGTTATTCATTCGACAAGGCAGCAACATGTTGCCGACACCGATGACGCGTTCGTTGATCGGTCCGGTGCGACAGGCGTTGCAAACCTTGGAAGTCAGCGTCAAGCACGGCAACCAGTTCGATCCCGCGACCACGCGCCGCAGTTTCAACCTGGGCCTGCCGGGCGTGCTGGAGGCGCGCTTGCTGCCGCCGCTGATGCAGCTGTTGCAGGCGAAGGCGCCGCTGATTGAAATCAATTCGGTGCGGGTGGAAAGACGGCAACTGGAATCGGAACTGGCCGCCGGTACGCTGGACATCGCTGTCGATGTGCTGCTGCAGCGCCCCGGTGAAATCCGCAGCACGCCACTATCGCGCGATGCGTTGGTGGTGGTGGCGCGCCAGGATCATCCTGCATTGAAAAAAGGACTGGACCTGGAAACCTACCTGTCCCAAAACCACATCCTGGTCTCCTCGCGCCGCACCGGTCCCGGTGTCGAAGACGTAGAACTGGCCCGCATCGGCCGCCAACGCCACATCGGCTTGCGCTGCCAACACTATTTCGCAGCCTGCCAGGTAGTCAGCAATTCCGACCTGCTCACCACCATGCCCGAACACTACGCCCAAATCGCCAACATCAACCTGCCGAACCGGATTTACCCGCTACCGCTGCCGACACCGCCATTGGATGTCTACCTGTACTGGCACGACAACGCCGAACTGGATCCGGCGAATCGGTGGTTGCGTGGGGTGTTGGGGGAGTTGTTTCCGGAGCAGGGACAACTGGGGAATAATGTGACGGGTTCTGCTGCGCAATAA
- the trpS gene encoding tryptophan--tRNA ligase — MSLPASSSATTPGSAVILTGDRPTGPLHLGHFVGSLRNRVAYQNDYQQFIMLADAQALTDNMDDTNKVHRNVVEVALDYLAVGIDPTRSTILIQSQIPELAELTFYYLNLVTVARLERNPTVKEEIRLRGFERDIPAGFLTYPASQAADITAFKAAIVPVGEDQIPMIEQTNEIVRRFNRIAGRDILVEAKALVPEIGRLPGIDGKAKMSKSLGNTINLGATADEIRAAVKKVYTDPLHLRVEDPGHIEGNVAFLYLDAFDPDQAGLAEMKAHYVRGGLGDSLVKARLEACLQDLLAPIRARREELAKDRGHVLQILKEGTAKAREVAAKTADEVKAALGLTYF, encoded by the coding sequence ATGAGTTTGCCAGCGAGTTCGTCAGCGACGACCCCGGGTTCCGCCGTGATTTTGACCGGCGATCGTCCGACCGGCCCTTTGCATCTAGGCCATTTCGTCGGCAGCTTGCGCAATCGCGTGGCTTACCAGAACGACTACCAGCAGTTCATCATGCTGGCCGACGCCCAGGCCTTGACCGACAACATGGACGACACCAACAAGGTACATCGTAATGTGGTGGAGGTGGCGCTGGATTACCTGGCAGTCGGCATCGATCCAACCCGTTCGACGATCCTGATCCAGTCGCAGATTCCTGAGTTGGCGGAATTGACTTTTTATTATCTGAACCTGGTGACTGTGGCGCGGCTGGAGCGCAATCCGACGGTCAAGGAAGAAATCCGCCTGCGCGGTTTTGAGCGCGATATTCCGGCCGGCTTCCTGACTTATCCTGCCAGCCAGGCTGCCGATATCACGGCGTTCAAGGCTGCGATTGTGCCGGTCGGCGAAGACCAGATTCCGATGATCGAACAAACCAATGAAATCGTGCGGCGTTTCAACCGCATCGCTGGTCGCGATATTCTGGTCGAAGCGAAGGCGCTGGTGCCGGAGATCGGGCGTTTGCCGGGGATCGACGGCAAGGCGAAGATGAGCAAGTCGCTTGGCAATACGATCAATCTGGGGGCGACGGCCGATGAGATTCGGGCGGCGGTGAAAAAGGTATATACCGATCCCTTGCATCTGCGGGTGGAGGATCCTGGCCATATCGAAGGCAACGTGGCATTCCTTTACCTGGATGCATTCGATCCGGATCAGGCGGGTTTGGCGGAAATGAAGGCGCACTATGTGCGCGGCGGCTTGGGCGACAGTTTGGTGAAAGCGCGTTTGGAGGCTTGCTTGCAGGACTTGCTGGCGCCGATTCGGGCGCGGCGCGAGGAGCTGGCGAAGGATCGCGGGCATGTCTTGCAGATACTGAAAGAGGGTACCGCCAAGGCGCGTGAAGTAGCGGCAAAAACCGCCGATGAGGTCAAGGCGGCTTTGGGTTTGACCTACTTCTAA
- a CDS encoding sensor histidine kinase: MRDAQSMAAQPAPSSHPVTQTEERVQRSLFGEILDWMLVPLLLLWPISIAITYVVAKSIANQPFDQALDDSVTVLSQQVVTVNGRITTRLNGTSRDFLRADDVDNVYYLITGPRGEYIDGDREMHLPPLEEETSHPGAVKFLDSSMHGSDVRIAYTYVDMRNAASSADQPKLVLVQVGETLEKRARLANEIIKGVILPQFLILPIALALIWFALSRGLSPLSELQQRIRARRPDDLSPIDSGQVPEEISPLVRSLNDMLSRLSLSIQTQKRFIADAAHQMKTPLAGMRMQSELALRQTSAHDIHRSLEQLAKSSESATRLVNQLLSLARAENQSQESAPFLQIDLSEFARAVVQDWVQASFTQRIDLGFEQADEPLPVLGNPLMLRELLGNLIDNALHYTPVEGRVTVRVRGEPEAGLAILEIEDTGPGIPPAEREHVFHRFYRILDSSRGGSGLGLAIVREIAQQHNADVTISYNPHSNDAEQPGSLFRVSFRLQQKSPLDINSDFH, encoded by the coding sequence ATGCGCGACGCTCAATCCATGGCTGCGCAGCCGGCTCCGTCCAGCCATCCAGTCACGCAAACAGAGGAACGGGTGCAGCGCTCGTTGTTTGGCGAGATCCTGGACTGGATGCTGGTGCCGCTGTTGCTGCTGTGGCCGATCAGCATCGCGATTACCTACGTGGTTGCCAAATCGATTGCCAACCAGCCATTCGACCAGGCGCTGGACGATAGCGTCACGGTGTTGTCGCAACAAGTCGTCACCGTCAACGGCAGGATCACGACACGCCTGAACGGCACCTCGCGCGATTTCCTGCGCGCCGACGATGTCGATAACGTGTATTACCTGATTACCGGCCCGCGCGGCGAATACATTGATGGCGACCGCGAAATGCACCTGCCTCCACTGGAGGAAGAAACCTCGCATCCTGGCGCAGTCAAATTTCTGGACAGCTCCATGCACGGCAGTGACGTACGGATCGCCTACACCTACGTCGACATGCGCAACGCCGCCAGCAGCGCGGACCAGCCGAAATTGGTGCTGGTGCAGGTCGGCGAGACGCTGGAAAAGCGGGCACGCCTGGCGAATGAAATCATCAAAGGCGTGATCCTGCCGCAATTCCTGATCCTGCCCATTGCGCTGGCGTTGATCTGGTTTGCTCTGTCGCGCGGTCTGTCGCCATTGTCCGAATTGCAGCAACGCATTCGCGCGCGTCGCCCCGACGATCTGAGCCCTATCGATTCAGGCCAGGTACCGGAAGAAATTTCGCCGCTAGTGCGCTCGCTTAACGATATGCTTTCGCGCCTGTCGCTGTCGATCCAAACCCAGAAGCGTTTCATTGCTGATGCCGCGCACCAGATGAAAACGCCGCTGGCAGGAATGCGCATGCAGTCCGAGCTGGCGCTGCGCCAGACCAGCGCGCACGACATCCATCGTTCACTGGAACAATTGGCGAAAAGCTCGGAATCGGCAACCCGGCTGGTCAATCAATTGCTATCGTTGGCGCGCGCCGAAAACCAATCGCAGGAGAGCGCACCTTTCCTTCAGATCGACTTGTCCGAATTCGCCCGCGCCGTCGTGCAAGACTGGGTACAGGCCTCGTTCACGCAGCGTATCGACCTCGGCTTCGAACAGGCCGACGAGCCGTTGCCGGTGCTTGGCAATCCACTGATGCTGCGCGAGCTGCTCGGCAACCTGATCGACAATGCGCTGCATTACACGCCGGTTGAAGGCCGCGTCACCGTGCGCGTACGCGGTGAACCGGAAGCCGGACTGGCGATCCTCGAAATCGAGGATACCGGCCCTGGCATTCCACCTGCCGAGCGCGAACACGTCTTCCACCGTTTCTACCGTATCCTTGACAGCAGCCGCGGCGGCAGCGGCTTGGGACTGGCGATCGTGCGCGAGATCGCCCAGCAGCACAATGCCGACGTGACGATTTCATACAATCCGCACAGCAACGATGCCGAACAGCCAGGCAGCCTGTTCCGCGTCAGCTTTCGCTTGCAGCAAAAATCGCCGTTAGACATCAATTCGGATTTCCATTAA
- a CDS encoding DUF4212 domain-containing protein — MQLFKSHLRQPASHWQSTRRLTLTLMLVWFTLTFSVIYFARELSGMSLFGWPLSFYMVAQGLALAYLLIVAVYTWQMRKIDKRYPGAGQQ, encoded by the coding sequence ATGCAACTATTCAAATCGCATCTACGGCAACCCGCAAGCCACTGGCAAAGCACCAGGCGATTGACGCTGACACTTATGCTGGTCTGGTTCACACTGACCTTCAGCGTCATCTACTTTGCGCGCGAGCTGTCGGGCATGAGCTTGTTCGGGTGGCCTTTGTCGTTTTATATGGTGGCACAGGGATTGGCGCTGGCCTATCTGCTGATCGTGGCGGTCTACACCTGGCAAATGCGAAAAATAGATAAACGTTATCCGGGCGCCGGACAGCAATGA
- a CDS encoding transglutaminase family protein has protein sequence MSEHVYHIRHDTHYAYSLPVRLSHQMLRLTPRSLPWQTCTSHGITITPEPQQLRMFLDSFGNPLQSFSLESDHNDLRALAESWVTLTPRQLPQTTLPWEQVRETLSYQAGRFLLPDDLEASRYLFESAHVRIKREFLAYAAESFTPGLPLLAGIEALMTRIFREFTFDPLATTVSTPVTEVFATQRGVCQDFAHFMLSCLRSLGLAARYVSGYLLTEPPPGQARLIGADASHAWVSVYCPGSNGEGNSWIDADPTNGIFPDTSHITLGWGRDFLDVSPLRGVLIGGGQQTMDVAVTVLPGHEAPGFGFAV, from the coding sequence ATGAGTGAACACGTTTATCACATCCGCCACGATACGCATTACGCGTACTCGTTGCCGGTGCGCCTGTCGCACCAGATGCTGCGCCTGACGCCGCGTTCGCTGCCTTGGCAGACTTGTACGTCGCACGGCATCACCATCACGCCGGAACCGCAGCAGTTGCGGATGTTCCTTGACAGTTTCGGCAATCCGCTGCAATCGTTTTCGCTGGAAAGCGATCATAACGATTTGCGCGCGCTGGCCGAATCCTGGGTCACGCTGACACCGCGCCAGTTGCCACAAACCACGCTGCCATGGGAGCAGGTGCGCGAGACGCTGTCCTATCAGGCGGGGCGTTTCCTGCTGCCGGACGATCTCGAGGCCAGCCGTTATCTGTTCGAATCGGCGCACGTCAGGATCAAGCGCGAGTTCCTGGCTTACGCCGCGGAATCCTTTACGCCCGGCCTGCCTTTGCTGGCCGGCATTGAAGCCCTGATGACACGGATTTTCCGCGAATTCACCTTCGATCCGCTGGCCACCACCGTATCCACACCCGTCACCGAAGTCTTCGCCACGCAACGTGGCGTGTGCCAGGACTTTGCACATTTCATGCTGTCCTGCCTGCGTTCGCTGGGACTGGCGGCGCGCTATGTCAGCGGCTATCTATTGACAGAACCGCCACCCGGACAAGCGCGCCTGATCGGCGCCGATGCCTCGCATGCCTGGGTATCCGTGTATTGTCCCGGCAGCAATGGCGAGGGCAACAGCTGGATCGACGCCGACCCGACCAACGGGATTTTTCCAGACACCAGTCACATCACGCTCGGCTGGGGCCGCGATTTCCTCGACGTCTCGCCGCTGCGCGGCGTGCTGATCGGCGGCGGCCAGCAAACCATGGATGTGGCGGTGACCGTGTTGCCTGGGCATGAAGCGCCAGGTTTCGGTTTTGCGGTCTGA
- a CDS encoding circularly permuted type 2 ATP-grasp protein codes for MYRRLLESYPAEADRYDEMLEPGGRLRPHWRTLIDQLEDLSPEILRRRAREVREAIAADGVTYNVYADPQGANRPWELDLLPQIISAEEWQTLSAAVTQRARLLNTVLADLYGPQTLLSEGLLPPALVFGQHGYLWPCRGIEPPGGIHLHLYAIDLARSPDGHWWVMSDRTQGPSGAGYALQNRQIMSRAMPDMVRDMHVQSLLKFFHTLHSSLSALAPAGGEAPLVVLLTPGPYNETYSEHAFLAHTLGFPLVEGADLMVRGDMVYLKTLSGLRRVHAILRRLDDDYCDPLELRADSALGIPGLVQAARLGNVLIANSLGSGVLESGALHGFLPAICERLLGQPLALPAVASWWCGEKPALEYTLANLEQLVIMPAFPSMRMQPVYGHSLNAQSRQRLIESLHAQPHAYVAQEWVRLSQAPVLSRSGEYRLMSRAVSLRVFVVAAADGSYHVMPGGLTRVAPRQRKDVVSMQQGGASKDVWVLGQIRPEMADATDGIGTPVEHIDERHRTLDAIRSTVDISSHAGENLFWMGRYAERCDNLAHLLRATLQRSLDLQGEARETFYQLCEICRGLGIALPEATAAGRPTVGAMQQGLIAAIVNPGAGIGIAGNLRHLHHCGYQVREHLSLDNWQALNRMPGLVAEASGAGTLPAAAMNMLNNVIQACVGLAGHALDDMTRDEGWHFLMLGRHIERMTHLATLFGLFLRMPEERQNRALPWLLESANSVVTYRVRYRRAPEWLPVLHLLVFDVSNPHGIAFQFQMLERYLSDIGEQLGTLSMDTPAHLSALLREFELQDLSHDSLFLTDANARLVQLMRDAITGAFALSDELARHFFTPLNAPVSQGVS; via the coding sequence ATGTACCGGCGTTTACTCGAGAGTTATCCCGCAGAAGCAGATCGCTACGACGAGATGCTTGAGCCTGGCGGCCGTCTGCGGCCGCACTGGCGCACCCTGATCGATCAGTTGGAAGACCTGTCGCCGGAAATCCTGCGCCGACGTGCGCGCGAAGTGCGCGAAGCCATTGCCGCCGACGGCGTTACTTACAATGTTTATGCCGATCCACAGGGAGCCAACCGGCCCTGGGAATTGGATCTGTTGCCGCAGATCATTTCTGCCGAGGAATGGCAGACACTGTCTGCTGCAGTGACGCAGCGCGCACGCCTGCTCAATACGGTACTGGCTGATCTGTACGGCCCGCAAACATTGCTTTCAGAAGGCTTGCTGCCGCCGGCGCTGGTGTTCGGCCAGCATGGCTATCTGTGGCCGTGCCGCGGCATCGAACCGCCCGGCGGCATTCATCTGCATTTGTACGCGATTGACTTGGCGCGTTCGCCGGATGGCCATTGGTGGGTCATGTCGGATCGCACCCAAGGGCCTTCGGGCGCCGGCTACGCGTTGCAGAATCGGCAGATCATGTCGCGCGCGATGCCGGACATGGTGCGCGACATGCATGTGCAATCGCTGCTGAAATTCTTTCATACCCTGCACAGTAGCCTGAGCGCGTTGGCGCCAGCGGGCGGCGAGGCGCCGCTGGTGGTGCTGCTGACGCCGGGGCCTTACAATGAAACCTATTCCGAGCACGCATTCCTGGCGCACACGCTCGGTTTTCCGTTGGTCGAGGGCGCCGACCTGATGGTGCGCGGCGACATGGTGTATCTGAAAACGCTGAGCGGATTGCGTCGCGTGCATGCGATCCTGCGTCGGCTCGATGACGATTATTGTGATCCGCTGGAATTGCGCGCCGATTCGGCGCTCGGCATTCCCGGGCTGGTACAGGCGGCGCGTCTCGGTAATGTGCTGATCGCCAATTCGCTCGGCAGCGGCGTACTGGAGTCCGGCGCCTTGCACGGCTTCCTGCCGGCTATCTGCGAACGCTTGCTTGGTCAGCCCCTGGCACTGCCGGCGGTGGCGTCCTGGTGGTGCGGCGAGAAGCCGGCGCTTGAATACACCTTGGCCAATCTGGAACAACTGGTCATCATGCCGGCGTTTCCATCGATGCGGATGCAGCCGGTCTATGGCCACAGCCTGAATGCGCAATCGCGTCAGCGCCTGATCGAAAGCTTGCATGCGCAGCCGCACGCTTATGTGGCGCAGGAATGGGTGCGCCTGTCGCAGGCGCCGGTGCTGTCGCGCAGCGGCGAATATCGCCTGATGAGCCGTGCGGTGAGTTTGCGCGTGTTCGTAGTGGCTGCCGCCGACGGCAGCTACCACGTGATGCCAGGCGGTCTGACACGGGTTGCGCCCCGTCAGCGCAAGGATGTGGTGTCGATGCAGCAAGGGGGCGCCAGCAAGGATGTCTGGGTGCTTGGACAGATACGTCCGGAAATGGCTGATGCAACTGACGGGATTGGTACGCCGGTCGAGCATATCGATGAACGGCATCGCACGCTGGATGCGATTCGCAGCACCGTCGATATTTCATCGCATGCCGGCGAAAACCTGTTCTGGATGGGGCGCTATGCTGAACGGTGTGACAACCTCGCACATTTGCTGCGAGCCACCCTGCAACGCAGCCTGGATCTGCAGGGCGAGGCGCGTGAGACGTTCTATCAGTTATGCGAGATATGCCGTGGTCTCGGCATTGCGCTGCCGGAAGCCACCGCTGCGGGACGGCCGACGGTCGGCGCGATGCAGCAGGGCCTGATTGCCGCCATCGTCAATCCGGGCGCCGGCATCGGCATTGCCGGCAACCTGCGCCACTTGCATCACTGCGGTTACCAGGTGCGGGAACATCTTTCGCTAGATAACTGGCAGGCGCTCAACCGTATGCCAGGGCTGGTTGCGGAGGCCAGCGGTGCTGGCACACTGCCGGCCGCTGCCATGAACATGCTGAACAATGTGATCCAGGCCTGTGTCGGCCTGGCCGGCCACGCGCTGGATGACATGACGCGCGACGAAGGCTGGCATTTCCTGATGCTGGGACGGCACATTGAACGCATGACGCATCTAGCGACATTGTTCGGCCTGTTCCTGCGCATGCCTGAGGAGCGACAGAACCGCGCACTGCCGTGGCTGCTGGAATCTGCCAACAGCGTGGTGACGTATCGCGTGCGCTATCGGCGCGCGCCGGAGTGGTTGCCGGTGTTGCATCTGCTGGTGTTCGATGTCAGCAATCCGCATGGCATTGCGTTTCAATTCCAGATGCTGGAGCGCTATCTGAGCGATATCGGGGAACAGCTGGGAACGCTCAGCATGGACACGCCCGCACATTTGTCGGCCTTGCTGCGCGAGTTCGAGCTGCAGGATCTCAGCCACGATTCGCTGTTCCTGACGGACGCCAATGCGCGCCTGGTGCAACTGATGCGTGACGCCATCACCGGTGCTTTTGCGTTGTCAGATGAATTGGCGCGGCATTTCTTTACGCCGTTGAATGCGCCGGTCAGCCAGGGAGTTTCCTGA